The Bos taurus isolate L1 Dominette 01449 registration number 42190680 breed Hereford chromosome 13, ARS-UCD2.0, whole genome shotgun sequence genome contains a region encoding:
- the TASOR2 gene encoding protein TASOR 2 isoform X6 produces the protein MLPKAYLTSHSRMSGSRPHELDFKYVMKVSSLKERLPEAAFKKQNYMEHKVCCQDMCFNMYEVELSNKRGEKVDKLIESIKREQLAIIKCLEDREFFILLTSSALMYETGFREEQTGLHGLHLFHSPPPAAGLTDLKVEDNISLKVVPVLPALNCALLEAKKSFSEKGISLNTLVKHNFQDLSKVNKSPPLTAASQDGFKETGFSGQVSSGFDLTPPAEKCPLQSLTQLKSYFSNASGYILGVSTVLGLLAERPQSPSISDGICDAGFSLVMTPDPEFHNSEAEGRKDTETGNNSEDVFQARQGALVPLSLAPNLRVQPKRKASKLPMVQSKRVSLYRPFPKRTPARENKGPASSTTLKLVKGQFPQRRKRGAEVLTTQFVQIPKLGRKAQEAPSSKDVPVATNAKRARRRATSPDTPVPTAKPPMKKPPQKQRVNIVKGNQNPRLRKQPQPVFKCTSLQQNPCPPHWRHGVLTTGPIGKSLSSVCSKLFMTEDVLKSHHCTAYRESACRPRRSQAKGETALQLQSEISSGQDVISINTAQPEHVTVAPKAPTETSVVGCDSQALNMLADLALSAATSSTTSPEPRNLSGSLEPPQNSVLLSKEQPLRGTSDHEYHRGVKSQKGGPSPKPSSDQSRLSSDPTVSPEEESVGPGSWAPAEAQPALPKEIHESSDASQSSFVAAEHSYALLLVEHSKRGSPALAFAKTSTKGSDMGTPVGKVIPFLRTKMKSPLQKLSMALAFRHRGRLLPTGTQDFRCSSHTVFCCDGSFKVTFTCEADYSFSLDSKYTNNPLEKTVVRALHGPWNTDLPDNVEEVKLLLHMWVALFYSRQNKVVRSSRKVVEHSNPAKYVSINSTLESFEFGEIEEPSRVERFSVDPLVEASEAPRGHAAEVSCPDADPLRPFTKPSPVRGLELWVQNEQKEMFATVGHQESPESQNFICSYNNEIIRGKAEQESSGKLETSNLVLPCIGNTQANGPSIPGEDETFEPLDNTQVTSYNDTAPQTTFAKTYDEINSPSMICQKSVYSTLESKVDIFHAQRETEADALQGLTQCSSPINKECQPLLEGKGDMGYVMINLEPVTLTLEKSAYMPVQTEAVNRADKPTAFNVELTKQVSPAASLRHPVSTFEKSQMQGLGENPSLAVSGPKGTQYLHASSVRRETLAEETCSLQKGQAVAGSPSPSDNPMVMEALPLAKSPNYLLPREEMKLSQEFLLPTQNLLSISSEEIIEPSQVEVVPSSASAPLGKKDSLNCITSLRNTLCGSSELKKDKSGLNSENISIQSFNSTFTKEAGLSVNGEEVSLKVSEEDSNLDLTLTLSPPTSPREEAPTGEVEQLREAPLPCIDLQEMAEEILVPAEVPFIENRDVNSAANTSVKPAENKEGKGDHLQTVAFILSKETCTLEVAEEVHLASDFPFGSLIEEVSPASSPDPQAPVEEAPPAQATSPCGLKQCDALGEKSTSLSKVESGDLAITEKESSLVTATHPVEQDNSAQVQQMQLSAETPLQLQNRAGRKGRFLILPGDVTQETGQSKCGEGFSLSGKGPDCDGTVTQPACTATYGGSLENLVSSGYPLQPMGVETCSPHPHHRVLETSEPFSPAEIPENKSADMFVSTATPGAVVTSTQSLPEDVLSSDVKTHECCYILVKSLRSDPVAGAEGVQTHRQPEFPKPALPSGGATAAHSTGPSNTGTGFPTQEVPVVRMTHLLDSEDSGAELQGRAVDPGGASPQVLTSSPQGRQEPTCLLQEGSPCAVWDLLRGGLLPTYLQADAHPGTAAHGESASPEPNVSFAPRSGAPPIGGVSEEQLQRVSVGEAGTGGGMGVGVLSDIYYEPLSGDSDQDSVGEYGHPRYNTEESRASQYGHTGKREGASKDSHDSFLSLNTSDHHDWGYASQAPGLETSIPPRSWLGGLKKEATCVPCYVQIRDVCGVPRSYANFTVTRELRDTPRTLHGLRRRPRGMAPCGLLSSWMDTWQRTDDLTQNTLDLEHLRFAHKLKQIVKMGAAQHSALFPSAFPKEPPSQVTTGAFPGTPMPACLGLPPASRSRSPLVVTVVHQMPNHVDRSSSWKKRCGHGRNHLTNSDQNQTASFHLHKLKYNSTLKDSRNDIAVILSEYAEFNKVMLSSRQVVQDTEPPVALGAAMPRELCVCGPQPTSYEDLVADLCSSLRVKLERVVREACSSNFLFYLMETEDKSFFVRTKNILRKGGHTEIEPQHFCQVFQREKGALLVIIRNEDIASHLHQIPSLLKLKHFPRVVFAGVDSPEDILNNTYQELFRTGGFVVSDDKLLETLTLVQLKEIVKILEKLNENGRWKWLLHYRENKKLKEDVRVDSIAHKKNLILKSYQSANIIELLHYHQCDSRLSTKAEHLKCLVNLQVQHIHARFAVFLTEKPVVSREVFENSGILVTDVNDFIENIQKVAAPFRGSYW, from the exons atgcttcctaaggcctacttgacttcgcactccaggatgtctggctccag accACATGAACTAGATTTTAAGTATGTAATGAAAGTGTCATCTTTGAAAGAGAGACTACCAGaagctgcttttaaaaaacagaattacaTGGAGCACAAAG tctgttgccAAGACATGTGCTTCAATATGTATGAGGTGGAGCTCTCAAACAAACGGGGGGAGAAAGTAGATAAACTAATAGAATCCATTAAAAGGGAACAGTTG GCAATCATCAAATGCTTAGAAGATcgagaatttttcattttacttacgTCATCAGCCTTAATGTACGAAACAG GTTTTAGAGAGGAGCAGACAGGTCTACACGGGTTGCATTTATTCCACTCACCTCCACCAGCAGCAG gtCTTACAGACTTGAAAGTTGAAGACAACATCTCATTGAAGGTGGTGCCCGTTTTGCCTGCCCTCAATTGTGCCCTGCTAGAAGCAAAGAAATCATTTTCTGAAAAAGGAATCTCTCTAAACACATTAGTAAAGCATAATTTCCAAGACTTGTCCAAGGTGAACAAAAGCCCTCCACTGACTGCTGCTTCCCAGGACGGATTTAAAGAAACTGGCTTCTCTGGCCAAGTGTCCAGTGGTTTTGACTTGACTCCTCCAGCTGAAAAGTGCCCTTTACAGTCTTTAACTCAGCTGAAGTCTTACTTTTCAAATGCGAGCGGGTACATTTTGGGAGTGTCTACTGTGTTAGGTCTATTGGCAGAGCGTCCTCAGTCTCCTTCTATTTCAGATGGGATATGCGATGCAGGCTTTTCTTTAGTGATGACTCCAGATCCTGAATTTCACAACTCagaggcagaaggaagaaaagatacAGAAACTGGAAATAACTCTGAAGATGTGTTTCAAGCAAGACAGGGAGCTCTGGTCCCACTGAGCCTAGCACCAAATCTGAGAGTGCAGCCCAAGAGAAAGGCAAGCAAGCTGCCCATGGTACAGAGTAAAAGGGTGAGCTTGTACCGACCCTTCCCCAAAAGGACTCCTGCTAGAGAAAACAAGGGTCCCGCCTCTTCCACGACTCTCAAGCTAGTCAAAGGACAGTTtcctcagaggagaaaaagag GTGCTGAGGTGCTGACTACACAGTTTGTACAGATACCCAAACTGGGTAGGAAAGCCCAAGAAGCTCCTAGTTCTAAAGATGTTCCAGTGGCAACGAATGCTAAAAGGGCAAGGAGACGAGCGACCTCTCCAGACACACCTGTTCCAACGGCTAAGCCACCCATGAAGAAACCTCCACAGAAACAGAGGGTAAATATAGTAAAAGGCAATCAGAATCCAAGACTCAGAAAACAGCCACAACCTG ttttcaaGTGCACCTCACTGCAGCAAAACCCATGCCCCCCACATTGGaggcacggagtcttaaccactggacctatAGGGAAGTCCCTTTCCTCAGTTTGTTCAAAGTTGTTTATGACTGAAGATGTTCTGAAATCTCATCACTGTACAGCCTATAGAGAGTCTGCTTGTCGCCCCAGGCGGTCACAAG CCAAAGGAGAAACTGCTTTACAGCTTCAATCAGAAATTTCCAGTGGTCAAGATGTTATTAGCATAAATACAGCCCAACCAGAACATGTCACGGTGGCCCCAAAAGCCCCGACTGAAACCTCTGTTGTCGGCTGTGACTCCCAGGCCCTTAACATGCTGGCCGACCTGGCTCTGAGTGCTGCTACCTCTAGCACGACATCCCCCGAGCCCAGAAACCTCTCCGGCTCCCTGGAGCCGCCGCAAAACAGTGTTCTGCTTTCTAAAGAACAGCCTTTGCGTGGGACATCAGACCACGAATACCACAGAGGAGTTAAAAGTCAGAAAGGTGGGCCGTCACCCAAGCCGTCCTCTGACCAGAGTAGGCTGTCATCAGACCCCACAGTCAGCCCAGAGGAAGAGAGCGTGGGTCCTGGCAGTTGGGCGCCTGCAGAAGCCCAGCCAGCACTTCCCAAGGAGATCCACGAGAGTTCCGATGCAAGCCAGAGCTCTTTCGTGGCTGCGGAGCATTCCTACGCCCTGCTCCTCGTAGAACATTCAAAGAGGGGGAGCCCAGCCCTGGCCTTTGCCAAGACCAGCACCAAAGGCTCTGACATGGGGACCCCTGTGGGGAAGGTGATACCCTTCCTGCGCACAAAGATGAAGTCCCCGCTACAGAAGCTCTCCATGGCCCTGGCCTTCAGGCACAGGGGCAGGTTGCTGCCCACTGGCACGCAGGACTTCCGCTGCTCCTCACACACCGTATTCTGCTGTGACGGCTCCTTTAAGGTCACGTTCACATGTGAAGCAGATTACTCTTTCAGCTTAGACAGCAAGTACACCAACAACCCTCTGGAGAAGACTGTGGTCAGAGCACTGCATGG GCCCTGGAATACTGATTTACCAGATAACGTGGAAGAGGTGAAGCTTCTGCTGCATATGTGGGTGGCTCTGTTTTATAGCAGACAGAACAAAGTTGTGCGGTCATCCCGGAAAGTCGTTGAACACAGCAACCCAGCAAAATACGTGTCCATAAATAGCACACTAGAGTCATTTGAGTTTGGTGAAATCGAGGAGCCCTCCAGAGTAGAGAGGTTCTCCGTAGACCCTCTGGTGGAGGCCAGTGAGGCTCCCAGAGGCCATGCAGCTGAGGTGTCCTGCCCTGACGCTGACCCCCTGCGTCCTTTCACAAAGCCGTCTCCTGTGAGAGGCCTGGAGCTCTGGGTGCAGAATGAACAGAAAGAAATGTTTGCAACAGtgggtcaccaggaaagcccagaaagCCAGAATTTCATCTGTTCTTATAATAATGAG ATAATTAGGGGGAAAGCTGAACAAGAGTCATCAGGTAAACTGGAGACTTCCAATCTTGTGCTTCCTTGCATTGGAAACACTCAAGCTAATGGACCTTCTATTCCTGGTGAAGATGAAACCTTTGAGCCTCTTGATAACACACAAGTGACCTCTTATAATGATACTGCCCCACAAACCACATTTGCCAAGACTTATGATGAGATCAACAGTCCATCAATGATTTGTCAGAAGTCTGTGTATAGCACCCTTGAGAGCAAAGTTGATATTTTTCATGCACAAAGGGAAACAGAAGCAGATGCTCTGCAGGGCCTTACCCAGTGTAGCAGCCCCATAAACAAAGAATGTCAGCCATTGTTGGAGGGGAAGGGTGATATGGGGTATGTGATGATTAATCTGGAACCAGTTACACTCACTTTGGAAAAAAGTGCCTACATGCCAGTACAGACAGAAGCTGTCAACAGAGCTGACAAACCAACAGCCTTTAACGTGGAGTTGACTAAACAGGTGTCACCTGCTGCAAGCCTTAGACATCCTGTGTCCACATTTGAAAAGTCACAGATGCAGGGCCTTGGGGAAAACCCCTCACTGGCGGTGTCAGGACCAAAGGGCACTCAGTACCTCCATGCCTCCTCAGTGCGTAGAGAGACACTTGCTGAAGAAACATGTTCCTTACAGAAGGGACAGGCTGTGGCAGGCTCACCTTCACCATCTGATAATCCCATGGTAATGGAAGCATTACCATTGGCTAAAAGTCCAAATTACTTGTTACCCAGAGAAGAAATGAAACTCTCTCAAGAATTCCTTCTCCCCACACAGAATCTCTTGAGCATCTCTTCAGAAGAAATAATAGAGCCGTCCCAGGTTGAAGTGGTTCCTTCGTCAGCCTCTGCCCCCTTGGGAAAAAAGGATTCCCTTAACTGCATCACATCACTAAGGAATACTCTGTGTGGCTCTTCAGAACTAAAGAAGGACAAGAGTGGTCTGAACAGTGAAAATATTAGTATTCAATCATTTAATTCCACATTTACCAAAGAAGCAGGCCTGTCTGTGAATGGAGAGGAGGTCAGCCTCAAGGTATCAGAGGAGGATTCCAACCTTGACCTCACTCTCACCCTATCACCACCCACGAGTCCTAGGGAAGAAGCGCCCACTGGTGAAGTGGAGCAACTGCGGGAGGCCCCGCTACCCTGCATAGACCttcaggagatggcagaggaaatACTCGTGCCTGCAGAGGTTCCTTTCATAGAAAACAGAGACGTGAACTCTGCTGCTAACACGTCTGTGAAAccagcagaaaacaaagagggaaAAGGTGATCATTTACAGACAGTGGCTTTCATACTTTCTAAAGAAACGTGTACCCTTGAGGTTGCGGAGGAAGTTCACCTTGCCTCTGACTTCCCATTTGGTTCCTTGATTGAAGAAGTGTCACCAGCTTCCAGCCCTGACCCCCAGGCACCAGTGGAAGAAGCACCACCAGCTCAGGCCACATCTCCATGTGGTCTGAAACAGTGTGACGCGCTTGGTGAGAAAAGCACCAGCCTCTCCAAGGTCGAGTCAGGAGATTTGGCCataacagaaaaggaaagttCTCTTGTTACTGCCACCCATCCAGTGGAACAGGATAACTCAGCTCAGGTACAGCAGATGCAGCTTTCTGCTGAAACACCTCTACAATTACAGAACCGCGCAGGAAGAAAAGGTAGATTCTTAATCCTTCCTGGTGACGTCACTCAGGAAACTGGCCAGAGTAAATGTGGGGAGGGCTTCTCCCTCTCAGGAAAGGGGCCGGACTGCGATGGCACGGTAACCCAGCCTGCCTGCACTGCCACCTACGGAGGTTCTCTTGAAAACCTGGTATCGTCAGGATACCCATTGCAGCCCATGGGTGTGGAGACCTGCAGCCCCCACCCACATCATCGTGTCCTGGAGACCAGTGAGCCTTTCAGTCCTGCAGAGATCCCTGAAAACAAGTCTGCTGACATGTTTGTTTCTACAGCCACACCAGGTGCTGTGGTGACCAGCACTCAGAGCCTTCCTGAAGATGTTTTGAGCAGTGATGTGAAAACACACGAATGCTGTTACATCCTGGTTAAGTCCTTGCGCTCTGACCCAGTTGCTGGAGCTGAGGGTGTGCAGACCCACAGGCAACCAGAGTTCCCCAAGCCTGCACTCCCCTCGGGTGGGGCCACCGCAGCCCACAGCACAGGCCCCAGCAACACGGGGACAGGGTTCCCGACACAGGAAGTCCCGGTTGTCAGGATGACCCATCTGCTCGACAGTGAGGATAGTGGAGCCGAGTTACAGGGAAGAGCCGTGGATCCAGGAGGTGCCAGCCCCCAGGTGCTCACCAGCTCCCCACAAGGCAGACAGGAGCCAACCTGTCTGCTGCAGGAAGGGTCGCCATGTGCAGTATGGGATCTGCTCCGTGGTGGACTTCTCCCCACGTACCTGCAGGCTGATGCTCACCCAGGTACTGCAGCCCATGGCGAGAGTGCCAGTCCAGAGCCCAATGTGTCCTTTGCTCCCCGATCTGGTGCACCTCCCATTGGTGGGGTCTCCGAAGAGCAGCTGCAACGTGTGAGTGTGGGCGAGGCAGGCACAGGCGGAGGCATGGGTGTGGGTGTGCTCTCTGACATCTACTATGAACCCCTGTCTGGAGACTCAGATCAGGACTCTGTGGGTGAGTATGGACACCCCAGATACAACACAGAAGAGTCCCGTGCTTCACAATATGGCCACACTGGGAAAAGAGAAGGTGCATCCAAAGACAGTCACGACTCTTTCCTGAGCCTGAACACCAGTGATCACCACGACTGGGGCTACGCGAGCCAGGCTCCAGGGCTGGAGACCAGCATTCCTCCCAGAAGTTGGCTGGGTGGACTGAAGAAGGAAGCTACGTGTGTGCCCTGTTACGTCCAAATCCGAGATGTCTGCGGGGTCCCCAGGAGCTACGCCAACTTCACCGTGACCAGAGAGCTCAGAGACACCCCAAGAACCCTGCACGGCTTGAGGCGGCGCCCCAGGGGCATGGCCCCGTGTGGCTTGCTCAGCTCCTGGATGGACACCTGGCAGAGAACCGACGACCTCACCCAGAACACTTTAGACTTGGAGCACCTGCGTTTTGCGCACAAACTGAAACAAATTGTGAAGATGGGAGCCGCTCAGCATTCTGCCCTCTTCCCCAGTGCCTTTCCAAAGGAGCCCCCATCCCAGGTCACCACCGGGGCTTTTCCTGGGACCCCAATGCCCGCATGCCTGGGGCTGCCTCCCGCCTCCCGAAGCAGGAGTCCTCTTGTGGTGACAGTCGTGCATCAGATGCCCAACCATGTGGACCGCTCCTCCTCCTGGAAGAAGAGGTGTGGCCATGGTAGAAATCACCTCACAAACTCAGACCAGAATCAGACCGCCTCCTTCCACCTCCACAAGCTGAAATACAACAGTACATTGAAAGACTCGCGCAATGACATCGCTGTCATTCTCAGCGAGTATGCCGAGTTCAACAAGGTGATGCTGAGCAGCCGCCAGGTGGTCCAGGACACAGAACCGCCTGTGGCTTTGGGAGCGGCCATGCCCCGCGAGCTCTGTGTCTGCGGCCCACAGCCCACCTCCTATGAGGACCTGGTGGCCGACCTGTGCTCCAGCCTGCGCGTCAAGCTGGAGCGAGTGGTGAGGGAGGCGTGTTCCAGCAACTTCCTCTTCTACCTCATGGAGACTGAAGACAAGTCCTTCTTTGTCAGAACAAAG AATATCCTGAGGAAAGGAGGCCACACAGAAATCGAACCTCAGCATTTCTGTCAAGTATTTCAGAGAGAGAAAGGTGCACTCTTAGTCATCATCAGAAATGAAGATATAGCATCCCACCTGCATCAG ATCCCTTctctgctgaagctgaagcacttTCCCAGGGTCGTCTTTGCCGGAGTCGACAGCCCTGAAGACATCCTCAATAACACCTACCAAGAGCTTTTTCGGACAGGAGGCTTTGTGGTATCAGATGACAAACTACTAGAGACTTTAACATTAG TTCAACTGAAGGAAATTGTCAAAATCCTAGAGAaactaaatgaaaatggaagATGGAAGTGGTTGCTTCACTACAgggaaaataaaaagctaaaggaAGATGTAAG agtgGATTCAATTGCACATAAAAAGAACTTAATATTGAAATCGTATCAGAGTGCAAACATCATTGAGCTGCTTCACTATCACCAGTGTGACTCTCGACTATCAACCAAAGCTGAGCATCTGAAATGTCTGGTGAACCTGCAGGTTCAGCACATCCACGCCAGGTTTGCTGTCTTCCTGACAG aaaAGCCTGTGGTCTCCAGAGAAGTCTTTGAAAATAGTGGCATCCTTGTGACAGATGTAAATGACTTTATTGAAAATATACAGAAAGTAGCAGCTCCGTTTCGGGGTAGCTACTGGTAA